The DNA region AGgcaaaagatttttgaaatttatatagcctcctttctttttattaaaaagaGAACAGCTTTTTAAGTCCACACCAAAACTCCATCATCATGAAACTAGAAACTAGCATGGAACAGTCACCTAATATTGGAAATTCAAGAAGGCGAGATGATGGAGACTTGAACTTGAGAGAATGGTCTCTTAAGGCCAAAATTAGCAGAGAAAAAACCAACTCAAGAAGATTCTCAGCTTCTTATATTACGAGTTTTAGAGAAGATGTAAAATCCTTTAGATcaaacatatccatttccagTACTGCTTCTTCCCCTGGCTACACCTTAAGAGGTAATAAAACTACTTCTCCCATTTTCCTTCCTCATCATTGATTTATAGTATTTCCTCATAAAGTTTCAATCTTTTTTTACAGAAGAAATTGACCCATCAACGTACTCTTTTACCAATGCCCTTAAAGGTGAGTCCTTTACAATTCAGAGGCGAATTCAGAATCTAGAGTCTTGAACCAACAGAATTCGTcataatgatgatgaatgacatttttatttttcaacttcatagaatttttggtttgtttttgAGTGCAGCATTGCAGGCAAAAACAATATACAGTTGGGAATACATGTCATCAGATGGATTGGCTCTAAATTCCAAGTGGAATGAAGCTGAGAAATATATCTGCAATCCTTTATCAGGGGAAGTTCCTTTGGAATGTTTATCTGCAAAAACACTAAGTGCGAGATCATTTCGACAATTAACCAGCAAAATCACCATGTCTGCACCTCTAATTTATCCTTCTCAAATTCAGACTCGACAATTCCCATCAAAACCTCCTACAAAAGTAGTACCTCATTTGCCTAAACATGAACTTGAAATCCAAATTCCAAACAAAGGTATACACACTTGTTCTCTTTCCATTTCCTCAATTCTATATATAATGTACGTTAAATTATACTGATAGTGTAAGTTTTTTACACTGACTATataattcaaatctttaatAAAAAGAGTTTAGCTTAACCTGTTGGAGCAGGTAACTCACGGTACTTCCCAAGTTAGTAATCCCACTTTTTACGGACAATTACATGCAGTTAACTTATAAGTGACTTAATTGTGTAAAAATTCTTTCACGCTAtcagtgtatataacttaaatctttAATATaaaactttcttttttccccTCACCACTCTGCTTTCTGACTTGTACATTTTTATTGTTAATTTTAGAGAAGGGTAGTGTTACTAGAGATGTGGGAACACAGAGTAGTACTCCAGCTAATTACTTAAGTTCAAAGAGTCCAAGTCCTGCTCGTACTCCATCCATTGAGGATAGATCTACAAAACGCTGCGTAGCAGATGCTGATGATTCACCTATGAGTATGACAACTCCTGAATCAAAATCTGAGGAACAGGTAATAAATTAAATATTGCTTACTTTCTATGAGAAATATCTTTATCCTTAAAACTGTTTCTCTATGATCAACTACTATAAGTATCCAAAAGGTGGCACGTTGCCTTATTTTGCCACTAGTTATGATGTTAACATTAGGAGTGCACTCAGTGCCAGAGCCATAAGTTTTATTAACAAGATTCAagatataaagaagtaaacacatGTAGAAGTCAAGTAGAGAATTCAATATATGAAtgtaaaattatattgtatatagAAAGTCAAttcaatatatgtatgtaaaaaTTTCCTACGAAGAGGTCCGGATGAACCCCTTGTGCCCTAGCTCAAACCCTGAGTGTACCCTCTCTGAATGTTTAAACTTTTAGATGTGGTAGTCATCTATTTCAACATATGAAATGGTCGATCACAGGATTGACCCTAATTGTTTTAGTCCTAGACCTGAATATTACTTCAAATTTGCAGCTCAAATGAAATGTTTCTGAAtaacttttgttttcttcaGAGTTATTACTTGTtgagtttaatttttatacacttaCTGTATAAAAGTTTTTTTACATTATCAGATCATTTAAAAGATAACGGCAAGTACCTCTCTCTAATAAGTGGGATCAATATAAAATGAGACAAATCTATAACCTGCTATAGGTTAAAACACactaataatatcaaaatagtaGTTGTGAGACTAGATTATCGAGATTGACCAAGTCGCATGAATTGCTATACTGAATTCTACTAGGTAGGTGGGGACTTTTGGTCCCTAGAGCATCGTTCAGCAAAAAGTACCATGCACATgcaaaaatcatatcatcactTGCATTTGTGGGCACTTAACTTCTTGGAACCAGTGGCACATCCTAGCTTTCacttttttccccttctttttattttagtttgatCCTCTTTTTCTATTAATGGTTATACAAGCTGTGGAAAAAGTCACTTTAAGAAGCCAAAAAAGTTATGTTTTCTCCACCGGAAAGATTCCTTAGGAATTGTCATCTTCTCAAGTACTTCTCAATAATTATATTCATGCAAGAATAGTTTCTTTCAAGTTCCATATCAACGTCCCCCTTCTAAATTTGTATTACTAGTACATTATAACCTATTATAACTGATTATTTGCTCTGTTTTCCATGTTATTGTACTAACTTGTTAGAATTGTTACGTGTTGTTATAGGCAATTTAACTTCTTGTGTAAACTAATATGCACTGTCGTCACTACAATTAAAGAAGTGAAACCCTCTCAAATTACCCCCTTTATCTCACCttctcattttattattttttgtgctTTCCAGCTATTTTATTTGGCTATTTATTAGTGTAAGATTTATAAATATATCCTAAACAGCTTTAACATGGCCTAGTAACATAGTCCATTTTGCAGGTAAAACatctttttcttactttgaaCCAGAAAATGTGTAACACAAGATTCATTATAGTAGGTTAGAGTTCCTTAATTAATACGTAGTACAAACTGAACAGCAGAAACGTGTCTTGTAGGTCCTACTAGCTTCGAAAATACATACTCTGTACTACAATATAATTGAGTGGTCAGCTGTATTTTTGGTGATGCAGTAGAAAGAATaagcaatttaattttaaattttagaaaaatagagTTGAAGTTCTGTATATGCACTGACACCATAAAAGATACTTTTATTTACACAATCAGAGTTACTTATATTATATTAAGGGTAAATATTATTGATAACATTGATAGGTAACCTCGTGAAATGATAGTAGCTAGTTAACATGTTGTAATACGTTAAACTATACTAAGagtaagttaaaaaaaaaatgtatataacttaaatacaaTATTTTCTACACGAGTTAATTAATCAACTTCCCAATGGATGAAAGTCATGTTGATTGAGTTCAGAATCACAAGCGAACACAGATGCTGACAATGAATGTATATTTGTGTACGGGGGTAATGTTTTATAGGTGGAAGTGAAAGAAACAAGACGGAAAGAAGACacaaaaataaatgaggatGAGCAGCTGGAAGAgagaaataataattacaaGGTGATGCAACAGAGCAGTACTAATAGCAGCAAGTGCAGGCAAGGGTGTTTATCATGGAGGAGTTTATGTATGAGACAAAAGCAGCAGAGAGAGAAAAAACATAGTAAAtcaataaagaagaagaagaacatctTTCTTTGCTATGTAAATGGATGCTAAATAGTAGAACACTATGTCCTTTGAAAGATTCTTTCTTTCCCTTATCTTACTATCACTTGTCTCTTCTCTATTTCTCTGTTGTGTTTCTCAGATACTACAAAATCTATGAGAGAAATGAGGAACATGAAAGTGCAATCATGAATGAATGCCAGCGCTTCAGAATATATAGGGTCATGGTTActtccttttttattattttaaagatTCTTTTTTCCGTTTCTTTTGCCTTCTAGGTATGTTATGTACTTATGTTCTTTTCCTGGTAACATATGTTATTCGCTGTGTTCTaaactagaaaataaatatgaacaGTAGTACGTTAGATCAAAACGAAAATATTTGGAGCCCACAAAATTTACTTTATGTCCTTAAAAAATGTAATCCCCTCATAGTATTTGATGTATTGGATTATATTTCTTCCCGTGATAGAAAAGGTGTGAGAATGcgtttaccaaaaaaaaatggcgcagaagaaaaggaaaaataatttttgtccaaaattaaTCAATCGATCATCATTTGATCAAATCCGGAGCTGAGCGACCACACCGtgttgtctttttttcttttataaactagtgtagaaatatttttctattttatactCAACAAATATTTCTCCTTTCTCCAATGTAACATCCCTTCATTTCCCGTTCACAACTCAACCCAAATTAAATGTCATGGTTCGAATCCATTCACAtcaaaagaaaacatatatagttcatatttttttgtgatAGAGCTGACAGCTTGAGTATCACGTGCTTCCGTTAGAAACGAAAAATTATGTGCTATTGGCGTAGAATTCCTACGGAAGAATTATCTATTCAAACATACTGTTTAACCATGCATGTCCAAATTGCACGGTTCCTGGTTAACGTGAAACTGATATTATCGCCGCAGTCCTATTTTGGAAAGAATGGCTATGTTGAAAATTATCAAGCAGTTCACGTGAACATTGATTAGTCAAcagtaaagaaaataaaataaatagaggAACACTTTTCATTGTTTTTAGTATtccctccgtttcataataAATAGAGGAACACTTTTCATTGTTTTTAGCTTTGGGTATACCCCTTAATTAAGAAAACTACTCATTTCTATGaagtaaatatgtatatttttattaacttaCCTTTGACGTAGCTATTTACTagttttttggtaatataaaaCTCTCTTTATTTAAACAAAGATAAAATTGAAAGAACATTATTAATgtcttcttgattatgtaaaacaCACTATAAAAAAAACACATTCACAGTGCCTTAGCTATACAGGGGGtgtcaaaaaatcaaaaagagaTCTTGAGATGTAACTTTCACTTTTAAAACCAACCTCTTTACATATTGCAAATTGAAGGAAACATGTATATTATCATTTGAAGCTTGAGAAGAGGATTATATGAAATCTATATCCAGTAACGCTTAATCATCAACAGCGAAAAACTCAAAAACTCCACTGAGGGAAATTGCACAGATTGAACCTTCTATTATTCTTTCGATGCATAAAGATAGCTTTTTGACAAGGTGTTCAAAGAATCTAAGAGCAGCAGAAATAGGGGATGCGATTATACCCAAACTAACGCATCGCATGACATCAGAACTCCGAAGTCAAGTATGCTTGAGCGATAAttacatataaatttttatGATAATTATAACCCAATAACCTGGTACTACAGCATTAGTTAAGCTACTATGacataaattaaaattcatTGATAGCACATATCCTAAACTAAAGATGTAACAGTTGGTGGGCCCAGTAAAGCATAGCGTACTTAAATATACAACTCTACTACTGTTTACTTGTTACTAttgaaaacaataaaaacaaccaaaaagagaaatatataggaggaggaggaggacgTTATACATGCGGCTGGTCAGTTGACCTAATAACCTTCTTATCGAGCATTAATCCTGGTTTAGTGAACTAGGTTTAGTGGGACCTGCCCAAATCCCAAATTAATGGATATAGGGGCGTTTATTTACACTTGGCAAAGTTTTATTGGGAGAGTGGAGATAAGGTACAACATCATTTGGATCTTTCCGATTCTTTAATTTGTACGTCTTCCACATCTTTTATTTAGAGCCTGTTTATCTTCTAAGTAATCCCTGCATTAAATGGAACTGAGGCTGCTGGTACTTGCTGTTTTGTCTATCTATGAACATCTCTCCTACTCTCGGGGAATACCACTTTTAGCTCTTCTCTAAAGGTCATACGTTTTGTAACTGTCTTGTTTTATTACACACTCTCACAAACATATCCAATTATCCATGATCCTTTATCTGTTTAAAGGTGGAATAAAGAGTATCTGGAGACTGTAGCATGGAACTTTTAATATCCATGTTCCTTTTACAATAGTTTTGTAAGTTGATCTTTACTTTTGGTGTGAGAAACAATAGTGTTCTAGCAGTTGATCAAACTAAATCTTGAGATGGATTATTGTCAGTACAATATTTGCATTAAATAAGGATTAGAATCCGCAAGTAAATAGGATGGGGTTATAATAATTGATCCTATAATTAAGGATTAGAAAGAGGTATCTGTGTTTGTTAAATACAAAGGATATGCCAAGAAAACAAACCTATCCCAAAACAATCAGAACAACATTATCATGAGCTAAAAGGTCTCCAAAAGAATTCTGGACCTTGGACTAATTAATATTATGTTATTCTCGATCGAGCAGAGCTATTTGTGTCAAAAATTGCATGACTAGAAAATCTTGTCAACTTGCAACATAAATAGTTAAAGGGGTTTCAAAATTATGGACATCAAAACTGCACATTTTTATTAGAGACTTCTCTCACACATGACACAATCACTGCCTATGTTGTGCAGTGTCTATCTAGAAACTTTATAGTTCACACAATTGATtgatatttacatatataatgaAGTCCATTTGATCCTGACACAACTCTTATTCTTGTTGCAGAAGTTTATCAGCATACCTAAAATGCAGTAAGTAGTATACGAGAGGTGACATTTTCTAAGGTCACTAGCAAGGATGACCATGGATTACTTTAAGGAACCAGTACATAGCTGAAAAAAACGCAATGGTCTGCACTACAGTATCACTAGGAAGAGTTCATACCAGGGGATGCATTCCACAGCAGGTTGTGCCTAAATTAGCTCATGTATATAGGGAGAATAAAAGACACCTCCCCTTTGTATCCCGGCTTTCACATAGTTCTCAGAGAAGAATACTTGAGACAGTGAAATCTGCATTGAGTAGTCAGGAGAAGCAACTGAGGGCCTTAGATTCTTACTTCAAAAAACTCCATGATAGCACGGGAGATTCATCTTCGAATGAGAAAGCTAAACTAACAGGCAAAAATCATCAACTTAAAGCAGAAAAGGCACTGCGATCTTTGAAAGATTTTAGTGGAAAAGAAATTGGAGGTAAGAA from Lycium ferocissimum isolate CSIRO_LF1 chromosome 2, AGI_CSIRO_Lferr_CH_V1, whole genome shotgun sequence includes:
- the LOC132046600 gene encoding uncharacterized protein LOC132046600 produces the protein MKLETSMEQSPNIGNSRRRDDGDLNLREWSLKAKISREKTNSRRFSASYITSFREDVKSFRSNISISSTASSPGYTLREEIDPSTYSFTNALKALQAKTIYSWEYMSSDGLALNSKWNEAEKYICNPLSGEVPLECLSAKTLSARSFRQLTSKITMSAPLIYPSQIQTRQFPSKPPTKVVPHLPKHELEIQIPNKEKGSVTRDVGTQSSTPANYLSSKSPSPARTPSIEDRSTKRCVADADDSPMSMTTPESKSEEQVEVKETRRKEDTKINEDEQLEERNNNYKVMQQSSTNSSKCRQGCLSWRSLCMRQKQQREKKHSKSIKKKKNIFLCYVNGC